The Candidatus Melainabacteria bacterium genome includes a window with the following:
- a CDS encoding HNH endonuclease, with translation MPYKAKHNCAYSGCLVEVTGRYCDRHKKQTVSQSQSSSEDRKHYKTTDWQARREQQLIDEPFCEAILDDGIRCNAIATDVDHKTARNNGGTDEPSNLQSLCHSCHSRKTARFDMKRQNGRFASKAASVAILVLSALSNGDTTHDTALRNPETPKPAQGGGWVGFTGSRAPGNAGVPPKACPQNLLGGMPGGDTSEALLWRRRRRKPVSIADYYTVIVSAQPAGTKNNAGVSNFSMMGSCFSTCRSASDDTSVRSALNAVA, from the coding sequence ATGCCCTATAAAGCCAAGCACAATTGCGCATACTCAGGCTGTCTTGTCGAAGTGACTGGTCGCTACTGCGATAGACATAAGAAGCAGACAGTAAGCCAATCTCAATCGAGTAGTGAAGACAGAAAGCACTACAAGACGACAGACTGGCAAGCAAGACGCGAACAGCAACTAATCGACGAACCCTTCTGTGAAGCCATTCTTGACGACGGTATCAGATGCAATGCTATTGCTACTGATGTCGATCACAAGACAGCTAGAAACAATGGTGGCACAGACGAACCTTCGAATCTTCAGTCGCTGTGCCATTCTTGCCATAGTCGAAAGACAGCACGATTTGACATGAAGCGCCAGAACGGAAGATTCGCATCGAAAGCTGCATCAGTAGCCATTCTCGTGCTAAGCGCGCTTTCAAATGGCGACACCACGCATGATACCGCTCTCAGAAATCCAGAAACCCCGAAACCCGCACAGGGTGGGGGGTGGGTCGGATTTACGGGAAGCCGCGCCCCTGGGAACGCGGGGGTGCCTCCGAAGGCGTGCCCGCAAAATCTCTTAGGGGGGATGCCAGGGGGGGATACCTCAGAAGCCCTTCTGTGGCGCCGTAGACGCCGAAAACCGGTGTCGATAGCCGATTACTACACCGTCATCGTTTCAGCGCAGCCTGCGGGAACGAAAAATAATGCCGGTGTCTCAAATTTTTCAATGATGGGCAGCTGCTTTTCGACGTGTCGTTCCGCCTCCGACGACACGTCGGTTCGCAGCGCACTAAATGCGGTGGCATAA